Below is a window of Populus alba chromosome 2, ASM523922v2, whole genome shotgun sequence DNA.
TTCAAGTGTTATTATCTTTAACAGTGAATTTCAAATAGTATTTATATCAGTcggatattaaaatatttttttctaaataaaaacttggaaaaaaaaaaagtctttatgAGTACACCACCTGGATTTGAAGAGGGATTGATAAACATAAATCATGCAgactaaaaaaattctttatataaCCTCAAATAGTATTTCTAAAGCATGGTttgaatattttagaaatattgtAAGATGTTATGATTATTGTCAAAGTCAAGAAGATCATAATGTATATTATAAACATTGAAGAGAAGGTAAAAttgttatattaattgtttatatagaTGATATAATCCTAATAGGTGATGATAATATTGAGATAGAAAGACCTAAGATGAAACTTGCTAAAGATTTTGAGATCAAGGATTTTAGTGCTTcgagatattttattataatggaATTTTTCatgtctaaaaatatatatttatcactCAATGAAAATATATACTTGATTTACTTGATGAAACAGGGTTGATGAGATGCAAAGCAATTGAAACACCAATTAAAGCCAACTTAAACCTCCAACCCGCTAAAACTAATGAAATGGTGAATTAAAAGTAATACCAAATAACTCATGGGCAAATTAAATTATCTGGCCCATATACACCCAGATATATGGTCAACCAATTAATGTATTCACCTGGCACGAGATATTTTGATGTTGTTAATAGAGTTTTAAGGTACTTGAAATGGACTCCTGAaagatatttattgtttaaaaaacatgaacatTTACAAGTTAAAGTCTACATTGATATAGATTGGTTCGAAAGTATAACTAACTGAAGATTAACTTTTAGTTATTGTACCTATATTAGAGGGAATTTAATTACTTCATGAagcaaaaaaaagttattgtggCAAGGATAAGTGCATAAGATGAGTTTGGAACAATTGCTTATAGGATTTATAAAGTTATGTGGATTAAAAGgctttaaaaaacttgaaggtTCTTAAATCCTTGCCTATTAAGGTATATAATGACAATAAAGTTGCTATCTCAATTGCTCAAATCCAATTTTTCATAATAGAATATAACACATGGTAGTTAATAAACACTTTATCAAAGAAAAGATTAATAGTGGAATGATTTGTAAGCTATATATTCCAACCATTAAGAAAGTTATCGATGAACTTGTAAAGGGATTTTACAAGAAATGATTTCACTGCTTGATCAACAAGGTGGTTAATAGAAGATATCTTCAAGCCATCATCAGGATAAACGCCAACATCATTACTTATAGAATTAGAATGAGATATTCTTAATTCCAACACCTATACCTTATAAACTCAATACAAACGATGCCATCTCAAAGTGTTAGAATCGAGATACCTAAAcaagttaaacaaaaaaattactaaataataaaatgatgcaGACTATATAGCCAAGACTAGGCATCACATCAATATGTATGTGTCTGTCAGAATTGTGTGCGtttattattaatcaattatcctctatatttattcttagtAGTGTGCATGATGTACGTGCTAGCTAACCCAAAGAGGACAAAAgcaatgaatgaaaaaatggAGGCCTCGCAAAGAAATTCCAAATGGGAACTTGTTCCATGAACCTAAGAAGGAAGAACAATAACAtgattcataataataaaattcaacgTGGATGGTAGCACTTTTAGATACATAGCCTATAATATAAGTGTATAAGCTAGTTTATGTACACAATTGAGTGAAGAACATATGAATGCAATTTTTCAAATCTTAACATACTTGAAGTTTgctttaaaaatgtaattttaacatCAAATGATATACAGGCATCGATTGGGTAGATACCAAGCAAATAAGATATCTACTTCTAGatatttcatgtttataaaaGGAAATTTGGTAACTTAAAAGATCAAGAAATAGAAATTGGTAGCTAGATCAAGTGAAGAGGTAGAATCTTAAGGCATGACCGGTGTTCAAGTTATTAAGATTGTTCTAAAcgtgattaattattaatattaggaGTGAGTATgaagtaaaaatacaaattatgtGTTGCTGCACAAGCAATCTTTCAAGTAAACTTTAGTCAGCATTGCCGACACAGAAAAGTACGTGAATAGCGGTGATGTGTGATTAATAAGAAGGTAACTTCAATGATGAGATGCATAAGCAATCAGGAAGGAGGAGGGCATTTATCTCCAATTCTCTCGTCTCAATTAGTCAATATCTTTTAGCTGGAGGGCACTTGCCGTCCAAGTTTACAAGTATTTTATCCATTGCAGATTTAAACATCAACTATAAAGATGTGAAATTcccgtgatttttttttaattcaggaGAGGGGGGTTCTAATAATGAATCcacattgaaattaaaaatgtcCATGCCTccattttttgataaaaaacaaaaactatagcTTTGAATATAAAAGCTGAGCCTAACCCTCTCTTCCTTAATGGCAACACTGCTTCATAACCAATTAGGGACCATCGTTTTCAGtgcttataattaattataactaatTAAACTATCTAATCACACAAACTAATGCCACCCGTAACTGGCAACACCCCATAATTAATAAGCCAGCTGATAAGCTAAACTACAGCCTGCCTATGGGCAGCATAAATCCATTAGCCCCCATATCTTCACAACTAGTCAAGCATGTGTATCCATGTGTCCATCAGTGCATGAAAACCTCCACTCTTACTTGACCCTTTAAAATTCCTACTCTCTCCTCCATTTTGCTCCCttcagagagagagatagagagagagagagatggggaGCAACTCAATCCTCTAGTTTTCTGTAGCTAGGCTCTCTCTTGGGTTTCTTTATCCTATGCATCCTTCCTCTCCAAGAGTAAGAGCTGGAGAGGGAAATAATTAAAGCCcacatcaaataataaaaacacaaaaaaaaatgaatgtctATGGAGGAGTCTCTACCAGCGCACCTGATTATTTTCTCATTGATGACCTTTTAGACTTCTCTAATGATGACCTTCTCACCTCCTCCAccgaccaccaccaccaccaccttcctCCACCTGAAACCTCCTccatccaccaccaccaccaccacttctTCCCTTCTCCCACCACCTATATTAATAACACTTCTTCTCTCTCCACTGACTTCACAGACCATCTCTCAGTCCCAGTAGGCCACTCTTCAACACTCCCTCTCCATCTCTCGCTCTCTATttctattcttcttttttaattctgaatcatttcttaattaaattatatgtaaaaaaaataacttcactaaaatgtttttatacttatcttcttcttcttcttttttgcagAGTGATGACGTGGCAGAGCTAGAGTGGCTATCGCAATTCATGGAGGACTCGTTCACTGACTTTCCAAGCACCATTAATATCCCAACCGACACGTCGTCTCGCATCAAATCTTGTAGCAAACGTTCACGAACCACCACCACCGCGACATCCTCCTCGGCAGATATCGAGACTGCGGTGACCGGGGAATCGAGACTGAAGAAGGAAAATAACCGAGCGCCACATTCTTCGGCGGAGACGGAAGGAGGATCTCGGAGGTGCACTCACTGCGCGTCGGAGAAGACGCCGCAGTGGAGGACGGGTCCGCTGGGGCCGAAAACGCTATGTAATGCTTGTGGAGTAAGGTACAAGTCGGGTCGGCTCGTACCCGAATACCGACCCGCAGCGAGCCCGACTTTTGTGCTGACTCAGCATTCGAACTCGCACCGTAAAGTTTTGGAGCTCCGGAGACAGAAAGAGATGATGTTGAGGCAGCAGCAACAGCACGGTTATCAAGGTTATGAAGTTTGCTAACGTGTAATGATCTTAGCGGTTAAGGAGTCAGTAGTATAGTAACTGGtggttattttatcaaattccctttttttattgttaaaaaaccCTGAAAAAGGAGATTAGTAGTGCAGCCTGTGAGTAATTGAATCTTGGCTTTAATTTCTTTCGAAGACATTATTCCGGGTTTAAAGTTTTAACGATCACTTATCAAGGCTGCTTGACTCCGACGTATAAGAACAACAGTTTAGATgcttatatttagttattttaaatatcaatctGTAGAAGTAAACGCCGCTAATCTtagtaattaaatttgaattttgttttttcggtCCCATGGATTTAAATGTTTCAACTACCATCTTGAATTTGCGTGCCTCTTGTGAGAGGAGATTACATACATGAAACGAGAGTGACTTTACACGTGATTCACTGCCAGATGAGACGGAGGGAATattctttttcctatttttgCTCTCACTTTATGAAATTTTGTTACTCAGAGGGGGAGAAGGAAGGGGGAGGGTATGTTTTTGTGTGAGACAGAGAGAGAGTTTGAAATTTGAAGATTGGGGGTAAAATGGATTGAACTTGCAGTCTTTATTGCAGTTAAGTGACTGGCTGCTAAGTTCAGAGGGGGACAGTTACCGGTGACGATGTGGCCCATTTTTTTATGGACGTGATTGTGATTGTGGAGAACTGGATGACTAGTCTCAATCAGACTGATTTGTGTTTTTAGGGCAGAGTAGAGAACTGCTTCGGAGAGGGACGACTcggatgttttcttttttgaaaaaacatagcacagttaatgtaaaaaattagtggaatattatgtttaaaaagATTTGTTAAAATAGCATGCTAAAAGtactatatttattaaatattattatttttaagtgtgATAACTATTTTGTTGTGTTTCAGAATACctatatttaataaatgtcACGCCTCTAAAGCGGGACAACATAAAAGTCCAATTATCTGACTCAACTAACTGGCTAGCTATGTTAATTGATCGCTtgtttcatataaaaatcataattttatgaactttttattccaaatatgttttatgACTCAAAATATACATCTTTATTCAACTTGTAAACTCAAAAAtagttgtcttttattttttagtgtcatTGATGTAATCAGGCTTGTGATAACAGATAATTCTAAttgtttaatttgtatttacTGATTAGTGATAACAGGTGATGTGGTGTGTGACGGTCCATCGATACTTACTAGCTCTCCTTGAAGTCAAAGAGAGTGGGAAAGTTTTTGAGTATGATGCTTTGATTCCAAGAGTGAGATACAAGagggtgggttttttttttttatcttgtgcttatgttatcttcattttttttcctttaattttagcCTCGCAAGATTTATtatgtaaagaaaatataaatataagttGAGTTACAGGTTctcaattttaatatactagatggtttattaaatttagaaaacaaaaatgatagttCTTCACTTTCTAGTTGTTAATGTTTTAAGCAAAGTTTgtaaaatctttgaatttttttatgtgtaatactaatcaaagatttatttttattgcatgGTGTGTTTTATTGCAGGGAAAACTTTGATGCAAATAGTATTAAGGAATCATAGAGCATTATTCTTAATATGCTTCTTAGCATGGTgtgttttatgataatattatttgttatttctttttaggtattttgaaggcaatgatttataaatttaaatttgaaaactttGATCATTCATGATTGGAAATATGCTTGCATaaggaatttttaaaaaaaatggcatgGTTAGAATAAGATTTTAGAGAAATGATATAGTTTGAAAAAGTTatgggaaaaaaacaaagtttgaaAAGAACCTCTttcttaatttgtgtttttattaaaaccatgatttaaaatcataattataataaaaatcatgattcagAATCACATGtttgataatttgattaaaatttattgtcGATGATATATTTGGTGTCTTTTGttgaaaaatgacaaaaaatagtTATCATTTGGTGCCTTGTCTTTCATCAGCATCCCAATCAACTCtgcatttttcttcttaaaatttTACACCTTCCTTATTGTGAAGTACATCTACATTCTTCTCCATTCTCTTTGAAACAACTTACTTCGTTTCTCTATTTTCCATGCCTTTTTATTACAAATTCATTAATAAACTCCAAAAACCTTGACAAATCTCTAgtaattgatgttttttcatctttgatCATAGAATTGTGTCaccctacaaaaaaaaaacccacgaATCATAATGTCATAAAGAATAttacaacaaaatttaaaagagaCCTATTAATGATATACCTTAATGGAGTCAAGTTGGAGGAGAAGTCCTTGGCTTTATAAGAAacaaccttaaaataaaaaaggatttttatggttgttttgtttgttaagACAAGGAGAGAAGATATGGGGTTGATGTTGATATCActgttactactactattgGAGGAGAGTAACAAAAGATTATCGCATTATTCATGCAAttcatgtaaaataattaagttaatcttatttatcaattattcaACACCTTTAAATTACAGGGTagcctattaaaaataatagttattttataatgaaaatatagTTGCTAATGACAATAGCAGCTGTTTAAGATGATCGCTATTTCTATTAGcgatttattaataaaactgTGATTCTCGCAGTTAAGTAAAAGTGTGTTATTTCCCCAATACTATTTTATCATATGAtatatcttgaaatcttttATCAAACTATgctaatttcataaaaagatCTTTCCATaagaggtttttattttttatgtagcaTAGTAATAAAAGAGAATTGATCAGaaaataacatattcaaaaaaatatttagaaaaataacatagtttggATAATTGAATGCCTCATCAACGACTTGCAAGTTACATATTATTCCAAGCAAATTAAAACCTTATAcctaactttcttttttttcttttcttatttcccCTTTAACAACCACTCGCAATGCGATGCGATGCGACACTACCTACAGCCTTTTTCCTCTCTCCCCATTGTGAAATACCCATACTACCACAATGAGACAACctattctctttctttctccacCAGCAGGTTCCTTTTGAATTTTCGACCTCCACCGCCATTTCCACCACTTGTCACCACCAACACCCAAATTCAACACTTAGAGGTATGTTACACACGACTCATACATCAATTTAATAGAATTTGTGCTAATTTatgttaattgtttattttggttattttagggtatatatttagggttttttaggaaaaattagagttttgtgaattatgttaattagatataaaatacattaatttgcattgttaattaattatttgttaagaaaatcaatgattttgggCTGTTGCTGATTATGAATTAGGGTTAtggttttttaggttaaattagGGATTATATagaattaagtataaaatatgttaattaattatgaaatatatCAATTGAGTTGATAATCTTGTTATTTATAGAgaaaattaatgagtttgagtTTTTACTGATTGTgaattagggttagggtttttaggttaaattatgaattttatggAATTAggtataaattatgttaattagcTATGAAATATTGTtaagttgataatttttttatttataaagaaaataatgaatttcAGTTTTTGTCGATTAAGTTATTGTTAGGGTTTCATTTGAATAaacttttatcaaaattatgtaCCTTGATTAACCCaataatattgataaattaCTTACAATGAAGAAAGTAACATGTTCGTAACTactacattatatatatatatatatatatatatatatatatatatatatatatcttaccaAACTATCTAGAATGGTATATGATCAATTTGGCTGGAATCTAtttaaaattgaagttaaaaTTACTGCGATGATGCAAGTTGATATTAGTCCAGCTTATTATGTTGGTGTGCTTACTTATAATGATGAAAACGTGAATTCCATGTTTGGTTTACCAACAACAATGAGTTGCATATTCTAAAGCTCTAATTGAAAAGTAAacttagatgataaaaaaaattcacccgAGTAtctaattaaacttaaaaaaaccatGCATGCATCAGACAGCTGGTCTAATTGGTTTAGATGATAATTAAAGGAACCCATCCGCACAATAACTAGTACATATAAAagcttagtaaaaaaaaaaaaaaaagcttagtaATGACGAAGATAACTGTAATTTTGGTAGAGTtgagaaaaatggaaaagatgTTTTTGTACTTTTATCGTGTACCATTGCCTCACTAACTGCTCTATGACGAGGTAACGATAAGATACTATATACTCTTCTATCCCATATAAAAATGGGACGTATGGATAATTTCTGACAATTCACATGTTCACGTGAAAAGAGGACTCCAGATACAGCTAATAATTTCTCTGTAGTCAAGGACTGGGTTAAGAAATCACTTCGACTAAAATCACTCTCGGGTTCTCCTACATGCGAGGCAAATCAGGTTACAAAATACACTTTAACATAATTTTGAAGCCCGATAAGAGAGCCTACACAAGCATCGTGCCTGATATTATTGGACCAGTAGCAACTACCAAGTTGAAACATCCACCAGAATGTCCAGGTATAAAGACCAATGCAATTTGGGAAAGCTTGAGACAACGCAGTACTCCTACCGTTGTCTATCCATTTGCAATGGAATTCTTTCACATCTTTATTCATGTACACACGGACAAATATTCCCTTGCTGAGGAAGTATCATTGGCAGTGCTTTTGTTTCTAAAAGTgcaaaatcaaaactcaaacttCAAGAAGAGAAGCCATCTCTTGCATGGAAGATATGTGATTGTAAATTAAGATCTTACGCCTCCATTACAAGGGAAAAAATAGATAGAAGCAACGAGCATTTCAGACTGAGATTCCATGGTTACTGATTTTCGCGACCTCCTTGGACAAAGCATTCCTTTCTTGCTTTGCCTCAGATGCAAGGCTGGAAACCTGCAACCCAAATCATCCAATATATGCAAGTTTAATGCTTTGATAACAAAACAAAgcaagataaaacaaaaaaaaaaagtttaacaaGATATGATTATGCCTGCACTCAGTCCATAATTCATTATAGCAAGTGTAGGCAAAAAAAATTGTCTAGGCCACAGCAGTTGTGTTCACAAGAAAGCTTGTATCTGCAAAAGTTCTAGCCTTATAATGGCATCATAGTGATTTGTTTTCAAGAGAGcatttactttatatataataCTTAAACTAAATCTATCCCTTAAGACCCTAATGAGTTTTGCCTGAAATTCTAAAATGTTGCTTGCTAGCCCATGCATACATACCCGGAACATGGTGCTATAAGTGACTGGTTTCATCTGTGTGCTAGAGCAATCCCACCCTAAGTTTACATCTGTACagatttttcttccattttaatGTCACTGCTAAGCAATAGAAAATGAACTtggaaaaattgttttcttttaacaaaactaaaatataaaccaTGATAAATCACAAACATATAATACAACACAAAGTGCAAGTTTTGTATACTCTTTTCACATCTTAATAATAGATTATACAAACATGTGGACACCACGTCTATGGTTAATATCTAAAATGCTTACTTGAGACCGGAATTTAGATGCTTCTGCTCTAGGCAATTCACGAAGGATATCCCTCAACCCTGAAGCAACAAAGCAAATTTGATGAGCATGTGTTTTATCCATACAACTAGTTTGCTTAATGTCAACAATAAGGAGGCTGTGGTATTACATACCCGTAGCTTGTCGTTCGATCTTATAAGCTGAGCGAATTACACCTTGGATCTGCTTCCCTGCTTGCCTGTAACCATAGAGAACACAGTTTCAGCTGGAATAATTAGCCAAATGGAAATATCTCCTTCCATGCTTTTCAAAAGTGAGCATCAGAAGCCCTTTCTCTAAATTCACAGACCTGAGCTTTGTCCTTCCCCGGATCAATTCTTCTTCTGCTAATGATGCTCTCCTCTGAAAAACAGTATTTTATGTCACAGGGTGCACCCCAAGGAATACATGGAAAAAGATAACTAAGAATAACAGCCTGCAGTTTGACCTGAGGAATGCATTCTCTGTACCTACTcctatttctaaaatatattccATCCTCATCCTGTACTGTCCCCCCAGTACATACAGGGTGGAGAATGGGATTCCTCACAAAACATAAACCTGACAACTAATTAATTCTTAGAAGTTCAATGGTCAAATAACACACTAACACACCCAAAGAGAGTAAATTAGTTATGCCCCATGTATATGCAATCAGTCTGGGGGTCATAACACCCATCCCCAACACCAAACCCTCCCAGAATCAATCTTGCCCTGCATCCCagcctggtaaggcaatgaatcTCCCTCAAATATGTTCCAGATGAAGTAGGATTTGCAGGAGTATGGTTGAGAGGGAGTATCTTCCCTACAGACTAATAACCTTTCAGGGCAGAGAGTTCCTGCTGATATTTATATTTCCTtcagcactttttttttctctgtcaaCATGTATTCTTCATTGACTTTTGTTGTTGGGGAGCGGAGGTTGGAATGGAGAAAAATCAGTACATTTGGCTCCTGTCAAGTTTTCCAGATGCACACAGTGCATCACATGTTCATGATGCAATGCAATGCAAAATATAAACTCCACTTTCTCCAATCAATCTCATCCTTGCCCTAGATTACCTTGCAGGCTTTATGTTAAATGTAAACTATAGTTCAAGAGTGGGGTCTTCCATTCCATGAATAGCAATAAACACTGAGATTTTGAACCAAGAAACAGCTTTTCTCCGTTTAGAGTTTAGATACGTAGAAACCgaagataaaaataacacattatCAATAACTCGTCATGAAATAAATGATACGAGTGAGAGGTTACCTCCAACTTCTCACTTTCAGCCTTCAAGAGGCTAATCGACTGTCGCAATTCCTTAACTTTAGCATCAGCTTGGGAAAGCAAGGCCTGTGACAAGCAATAGGGTTGAAACTAAAGTTCTGATCAGCGCATACATGTTTAATGTGCTCACCACAAATGCTTAGCATTAGCATGATGCTTCTGCACTCATGGAGTTGTACAAATGGATAGCAGATCGACTTATTGAATCAAAACTATATCAGCCttataaacaacaaagaaaTCCTTGACTGAAGTGATAATGTCGCCCAAAAAACATTTCCCATCATCAAAAGGGAATTTGAAAAACACTGAGCAAGATGCAGTGAAACTCCATTTTGTAGCATAGCGATCATGGCTCACATTATGCAAACATGTAGTTTTAGTTGTTTCCAGGGAAAGTGTTTGCTGAAGCCAAGTGTCCTTTCATATTTTTACTAACACATAATATACATGTGTGAATTTATTTGTTCAAGAGTTACAAGTGCAGAAAGGAGGAACTGACATCCAGGTGACTTGTGGCCATCTTAGTAACCTTTGGAATGTAATTCCTTTTGTAAGCACATTTACCTTCAGCCAGTGAAGGGGCATAGTAAAACCTCATTACAACGGGTTACTAACATAGAAGTTCTGATTGAAGGGGCATATTTAAAACCTAATTGGTTGCATTTTTTCGTTACAGACCTAATTACTGggcaagaaaaggaaagaaaaggtggGGAGCCTTATGCTCACCTCTTCACTTGTAAAAAGGCGCAAGGTCTTGTAGTACAAAATGCGTCTTGGTCCTGCATGACATAAATGGCAGCAATGACCATCAGTTTGAAAGAAGCAACAAGCCTCAGAGACAATTGGAGacggaaaaagaaaaaaaatgcttctTATATGTTACAAACTTCACCATGCATTGAgactaaattcaaaatttcaatagAATTCACATGCAATCTTATTCAGTTTTATTCCAACTCCTTGTAGAACAAATTAATGACCCATTGCATCGTATGACAAACATTTcattaaataacataaaaaggTAAGCTTTAACTCGTAGAAacaataattattcataaaaataatttgaggacCATACTTTTAAGAACTACGAATCCCAAGCCAACGGCAACCGCACTGGTAATCAACGGATGGGAAGCTGCAACATTAATcccctctaaaaaaaaaaaatcaccaagcaTTAAAgcctcaaaaaaacaaataaaaaacctcaACTCCAATTACAATGTGaacaataaattcttaatacctttAGCCTTGCCAAATAATTTATCCTCGTAAACACCAATCTCTGACTTAACATCTTGCAAAGAATCCTACAATTAAttcacaataataattaaaaaaaaaaaacaatgcgtataaatttatatataaaaaaataggtacATTTAGtgccaatttttttaatagagtaaTGAGCTCACAATTGTTTGGCTAAAATGAGCCTGGGAAGTTGTGATGATTTCAGAGAAGCGAGATTTTGAAGATTCAATGGCGATGTCGAGTGAATCTTGGATGGTTTTTTGGTAAATAAGAGCTTGTTGCAATGCGTTGTCGATCCATGGCGCGGTTTCTTCTAGAGCTTTCGATTTTAGTATCGAAGTCAAATCCGTTTCTGTTGTTGGTCGCGGTGGCAGATGGGTGCTTGGCTTCTCCTCCGGTGATGGTGATTCCGCGTCCGTCGGCATTTTGAGAGCGATGGTTAGCTTCGATCAAACCACGAGGTTCTGAGTTTCTGTTTTGAGTTCGCTTGCGTTTGTGGTGGTTTGGGCCTGGATGACTCAACCCTCGCATTTATTCgggttgaaaatatattttgaggCAGAACATTAGCCCCTGAGCCCGTAGACGAtcattcaagaaagaaaaattattctaggttaatttcattttacattttgtttatattattttaaaaattatggtttattctctaaattttataatttcatagcaatttatttatatatgtattgtTGCATAATCTAATTGTCAAAGTTTGTTACAAGGAGAGTTTATTCTATATTATAACTATTAGTAGATACaacaatttgaaatatatgattataaaagaaaacttttaaaCTAATACATTATGttgtatgaaaagaaaatattgtacaTGTAAGAGATTTATTGTCcttttaactattttaatttgtgcaaatttataaatgatatctcactaaaattagagattaatgaaaaaaattgaaatgaatttaGGGATTCGTGTTGTTAATGTcccaaaatagaagaaaaaaatatagaagagataaaaatatatttggttaaaatacaaaacaaatatatttttagaacaattataaatgaattcctatattttcaaaaaatatgcaTGGGTTTGGCATGGTGGCTAAACTCGGGCTCTTGGGTCTGGCAGCCATACCAGATGTCTGGCAAAGAGTTGAAtgcagtttaaaaaattaactcacttggttaggtttaataatattattaaaatattctccatactattaatattttttatattttttaaaaaaaatgatattgacCCACTACAGAACACGAGCCAATGAACTAGTGCCTCTATTAAATCTTCATGTTATGTAATAAATACCTTTTATGGATATTTATTTATGGTCTCTTTATGGATTCCAACAAACACAAAAGGGTATATAGGTCATTGAAATAATAGTTATGAAACTTAGCCTTACCTGACGAGTTGATTTGGAATGTGGTAACCTGGAGTCTAGGCCAGGTTTCAAATAGGCAAACCCTAGGCTTGCAATTGGCTCATTCAAACCCAAGCGACATGCCGAATTAACTCGAAACCTTGGTGACTCGGTGTAACCCGGATGATATccgacttttttttatattttttaataaactcaaaaaatattaaattaatttatgaatactTAACCTCACATATTTTTTGTATAGCCTACATCCACGTGGAAtgtttattaactttttaacaTGGGATAAGTATAATTATACATAGCCCACGTTCATATAaaatgtttcttaatttttacaCGTGGGATAGCTATATATATACCCTAGATTCAtatgaa
It encodes the following:
- the LOC118042268 gene encoding RGS1-HXK1-interacting protein 1, producing MPTDAESPSPEEKPSTHLPPRPTTETDLTSILKSKALEETAPWIDNALQQALIYQKTIQDSLDIAIESSKSRFSEIITTSQAHFSQTIDSLQDVKSEIGVYEDKLFGKAKEGINVAASHPLITSAVAVGLGFVVLKRPRRILYYKTLRLFTSEEALLSQADAKVKELRQSISLLKAESEKLERRASLAEEELIRGRTKLRQAGKQIQGVIRSAYKIERQATGLRDILRELPRAEASKFRSQVSSLASEAKQERNALSKEVAKISNHGISV
- the LOC118042281 gene encoding GATA transcription factor 4: MNVYGGVSTSAPDYFLIDDLLDFSNDDLLTSSTDHHHHHLPPPETSSIHHHHHHFFPSPTTYINNTSSLSTDFTDHLSVPSDDVAELEWLSQFMEDSFTDFPSTINIPTDTSSRIKSCSKRSRTTTTATSSSADIETAVTGESRLKKENNRAPHSSAETEGGSRRCTHCASEKTPQWRTGPLGPKTLCNACGVRYKSGRLVPEYRPAASPTFVLTQHSNSHRKVLELRRQKEMMLRQQQQHGYQGYEVC